ACCACATATCAATTTACACATTTAGTCCCATTATGCTTGGCCAGAGGATGAAACGTTAAGAAAGCTACCTCATCAGCCAGAAGGAAGAGCCTCTGCTCGGAAACAAACTGAATAACCTCTTGTATTGACTCCCTGCTTTGAACATGACCTAAAGGCAAAGGAGCAACAACCGCTTGATACATTACTCTTTGATACAAAAACACTCTTATACAGTATCCTAATGGGATTTCACTACCTGATGGGTTGCCGGGGTTGATGACGTACAGAGCCACAGGGTTACAGATCCCCTTTGCAGATTCCAGAGCTCTATGCAGCTCCTCAACCTGCAGCTTCCAGCCCTGTTCCTCATTGAGGTAATAGGGAACAATAGCTGCTCCTACTTGCATTAAGGACATAATGGTAGTGGCGTGACATGGCACAGGAATCAGCACACCTGTTCTGGGTGAGGCGCTGTTGTTCACCAAGAGTTTAAGAAGGTTCTAGTgcacacaggaaaacactgtgGTAATTTGAATGTGGTGATTTGCAGGAGGAACAATTATAACATTTATACAATATGCCTGCAATATTGACCATTACCGTGATTGACCACTGGGAGCCTGGGCTAATATAGATGTTTTGAGGATGAGATAAAACTCCACCATCTCGTCTTGTTATGAATTCAGAGAGCTTGTGCACTATATCAGGTATACCTGAAGCAGCAGTGTAAGAACCTGTAGATATAAGATAGATTCTGGTTAACACTTACAAAGCAGACAGATAAAATTATAattgagcttttctttttttttttctttatttctattatgTGTAACATTTCGGTattatgtatataaatattacTTTGGCATACATAGGGATATTGTAtctgtaaatgtcatttttccACCACTCTGAGCTCATCATACATGACTCCATTCACCTCCATTGTGTGGAAATGACATGCAGGGAAGGagataaccccccccccccaaaaaaaaaaaaaatgaaaatttatatttactgtgttatttataatttaggttttacattttcatcttcatATCACAATCGCCCCTACCTACACTCTCTCCAGAACATGCCCCAAGCAACCTCCGAGCCCTCTGCTTGACATCCACAGGCAGTCTGTTGCTGCTCATAAGCTCAGGGTAAAGGCATGCTGCAAGAACCTGCATAAAATGAAGACACACAGTGGAGCCACTCATATAATCCAGCTCAGATGAGCAAGAAAATCACAGGTTTTCATGTGCAGTATAATATCTTTGAAGGGTTTAGATCACCTGTCTGACGAATGACAAAGGTTTTAAACCTGCGCTGTGAAGATCACCCGAGGAGACATCTATCACTTCTGTATATGgttttctttctccctgtggACATGTCACGTCCCACATATCAAAACCCATGGGACGTTTTACTGTAGTATTCAAATATTGAAATGTTACTGTGCATTTTGTCTTTACCTGTTTGAGCTCTTCTTTGATTTGTCTTGCTCGCCCCAAGAGAACTCCAAAGCCTGACTGCTTCATGTTCCTCACATGTGGGCACACTTTCTCCTGCAGAGTGGACATCTGTCcaaggtattttttttttttacctttcaaTCAGATCAGCAGCTGTGTTGCACTGACCTGTGCTGAATTGTGTCTGCTATTAAACATGTTGCAAGTTCAAATATTTGCATGGAAATGGATTTACaagttaaaaatacacatgaatGAAATGTGGTAATATGTGCCTTATTAACCATTATGTTAGTGAGGTTAATGTGCTACTGGCATGGTATCACATTATCCTGTTCTACAACGTATTTATGAAACACCAGCAGTGCAAAAATAAACACCTTCGttgaacattaacatttagtccTCATGGTGCATGACATGGCTTCTCTCAGTCTGCGCTGTTCTACAAAACATTATATTCACGTCCTGACAGGAATTTGAATTAGTGAAAAGTTtagtaatatatatatctatatgtataaAGGCAAAACATTTGGGAGTTACTGACAAGTTAGATAAAACTGGAACCTTGGCATGAAAAAACAAACGGCCTGACCGTTTGTCTCCCTCATCAACTACTGAAGTGCATCGCCCCCCAAGTCTTCACAAAgtcaataaatcaataacagTTGCTGCCTGCTAAAGTTTGAACTATTAAAAAACAACCAGCTACCATGGCTTCAATAATCCTCACCCTGACTCCCTGTTAGTCTTAGGATATTTTAGAACTATTACATGTTTGTTGTTCTATGAAAATATCTACATATTATACTGCATACGGCTACGGGTAAAATGAATTTTAACAGTGGTGTATCCTGCTTTATCTCTTTatgttaacaaaaaaacaatgaattcacttttatttaaatttatttggGGAAAATACAATAGTATATGTCAAAAGAGACATGCTGGTAAGAAACTACTCAGAGGGTGGTTTCAATGCTATAGACTTCAGAACTCTTAATCAGATGTTCAAAGTCAACTGGATTAAACAGTCACTTCTACAGGCGGGCGACACAGTTCCTTGGTTTATTATCCCCAAACTAGTGTTCCATAAATGTGGTGGCCTCTATTTCTTATTAAGCTATGATTTTACATGTTATACATTACACATTAAATTAGTAAAAGTTTCATAAACATGCCCTGGAAAAACTGGCTACAACCTTTCTCCccataaatgtatttataggcACCACAGCCCAACTCCTGTCccttttttaaaacagcataTCAAAACACTCAGAGGTAAGAAATactgcagagctgaagatgAGCAGACTGGACATTTTACACTCCAAATGTTACAATAAACACATAAGAAATATTTTAACATCtaataaagtttttgttttccttaaaCACTCTTTTCTGTTATGTTGTGTTAATCatattttttaatgcttttatacTTCTTTAGCACTatcaaaaaatgtaaacagtaatTTTATGTAGTTTTAGTCAATTGTTATGTTTGTCAACTGttgttataaataaagtttgaaaaaaaatcttcaccTTTACAATACACTGCGGTACTTACATATAATTTATGCTATTTGACAGGGATATCAGCAACGAATCCCACCACagaattgtgtttttgtaaaaaactcaatttaaaaaaaaatagaaacagatatatgtaatatttatctACGATTTTTCTGTTGGTGAGATGCGTTTCGGGACATTTCTATCAGGTCCGATGTTTCTCCACGGAGATAAATAAGAGACGTACCCctctacttcctgttttctttttctttcgtTCCGTGTGTGCTTGGGTTGGGTAGATATGGAAGAATTTGCGAGGCTAGTAGAAAACCATATCCTTCTCGTGAAGAAACGCACTCTCCTCCTTTACCGGTGGACCGTATAAACCACACAGAAGCAGCGGGCAGCAGTAGCACCTGCTGCGGGGCTCCAGATACCCTCATTCCGCCTCTGGTGCCCGCGACATGGCTCTCAGCTCGGGCGGCTGGGTTCCTCCAGCCCCGGCCACTGCCTCGTCCCAACAGGCTTCATGCGGCGGGCCTGCGCCAACGGCTTGCTGCAGTACTGTATTAATGTCAGTCCGTGTTTCGGTGTGTCATTCCGGGATCAGGCCCCTGTGTCTACCGGGAGCAGGCAGCGAGGCTCTCCGGCTTCAGCTGAGCATGGACCCGAGCCGGGCCGGAGAGTTCCGACTGGCACTGAGAGATACGAGCGGAAACCGCAGTGTGGTGAGACTTCACACATCCACCTGTGTGTTTATAAGAAGTGCTGTCGTTATCCGCTCATAGATGTTGGTGATGAGGCACCTTACCGGATCATACAGATGTTTTATATCAACCTGGGCCTGTACACGCCATTTTATGGAGCAGTCGCCCAGAGATGTGCAGCTCCAAACATTAAGATTTGAGGATAGAGTCACATTAGATCTGTGTTAATTCATATCTAAATGATTACAAGTGGCTGCACCTCCACCCAAGACATATGTGTAATTAGATTTAGAAAAATGTCTTTCCTTCTTGATGTCCTAATTCCATACCATATCTGTAGATCAGTGGTTATAATCTTACAGTGTACCCTACATGCTTTAATAAGCCTCACAGCTATTTGACTTCCAAATACTGTATACTTTAACTATAAGGGTTTTCAGTGTCCCTTGTGTTTTAGCTTTCCCATAACCACTGcatgtttagtttaatttataatGTGTCATAAATAACTAAATAGAGCAGTAGTGAGCcgaacacacacattgtttttcagctcctattgtttttattaattcatcCGTATACTCTATTTAAatattgaattgttttgttgaaGTTAGTTACTTGCCTCTGAAGTACCCGCACCAGACACCTGCCAGGCTTATTAGGGCTCCACCCAATATATGCATTCCATCGACCTGTTGACACACCCCATGCTTCCTCGTCAATTTTtgaatatatacacacacatacattcacactaatacagagtttcagctgacgtacaaaCATTCTCATATTATCCTGAAAAATCTTTTGATACACTTAATTCATCTTCCCcacaatcactgcaagctggccaggccctgatgcagcaaagcaggcccaaatcatgatgtttccttcaTCATAcgactgggatgatgttttcatcatgatacacagtgacttttttttttacaccagatgtagtgctgtgtgtttttttcaaatagttcaatatagtttcatcagtccacaaaacatttttgctttgacATGACTTTGTAACctttttccagctttatgtaaatcatcaattcttctCTTTTGGCAGTTGTTTTGAGGTCATaagtgttcacatactgtttccacttgcactgtgagttttttatggttgttatcaatgaagacatgaaagatcaggattCCAAAACAAAATTTCAATGTtccaggttcacatacttgttcTTGCTACtctgtatgtatatacatatatatgtactCTCTTGCTGCAGGCAAATCCCTCTTTGCTGTCTATGTTCTCTTCATTACCACAGAGAATTTCTGAGGACAAATTACGTGCTTAAAATCTTGGTGCTGCCAAACACTCTCATTTATGTTCCCCTGTGTGACTTAGGATTTCACTTAAATTATTTCCTTTCTCTACAATAAGTCTTTCAAAGTTTACTGCATTTTGCACCaacatattgtactgtattcaTGATCATGCTAAATTTAATCTTCTAATCACtgtatttgcttatttttaatACCTCCTTTATTTACCAAGGACTGGAGGAATGTAATTGTGGAAATTCTTTTTGGATTGTGGACTTCACAAAACAATCAATTTGAAGATGACACGTGCCACATTATAACCTCCTACATATGGACATTTTCCTTTACTCCCAGTTTATTGCAGAGTTTGACTTGCGTTCGGTGCACTATGAGGTCAAGTCTCCTCGTTGCCATGAGATGCGTCTTTCTGCTCCACCCCACGACTGCATCCGCTTTAACTTCCGCTGCGATCGTGAAGCTGAGGAGTGGGCCACAGTGGTGATGTCATCACTAAGAGAGGCACATAGAGGTCAGTTTGACAAGacttcctttttttcctttaagcTGCATTTACTATGACCCATaggtttttggtttgttttctaattaaaaatatcaaattttaGATATGAAGCTGGATAATGTGGTTAACAAATATGTATTAAAGTACTAGTTattaacacaaacagaaaatagcTGTATCTTATAGATTTATAGATGATGTCACTTATTCTAACAACATAGCAGTATGATACCTTGAGATTAGACTATTCATATTGGTTGATATTTATATGTCTATCTTTCTGTGGCCTTAAAATAAATGGGATAAAATATATGCGAAAGGTTTCAAGAGGTGCCACTTCTTCCCCCTCAAACTGAGGTAATAttgagagaaataaaatactgttgtCCTCAGACATAAAGAGATTTGTTGCATTATACCTTGATAAATGGGTACATAGTTCAGAAACACACTATTATTGccagtgtttaaaataaaagaaccagTACTTCAGGTGCTTCTATGGGTGGTGCAGGTCAAAGCTGTGTGAGCAAAATCAGCATTAAGTGTGCTGCCTGGACGAGGTAAGAAAGCTCCTGCAAGGATCTGTCAAGGTAGagtcagtaaaacatttaattacagaaGAGCACAGAGACACTGCATTGAGACTTTATTAGCTTAATTATAATGTCtctaaagttaaaaaaaaaggattggTGACCTTAATACACCCACTATTAACATGTTGCTGATGCATATTTTGGGCTTTTATCAGTAAAGTGTAGCCTGAATAAACACTGAGATGAGTTGATTTTGGATTGTGTTAGACAACCACATTTCAAGCACTTGTGTTTCTCTCCTGACAGTTGCAAATATTAACACGTATGACTCAGATGGCAGACAGAACCACACGCCAGCAGCTATGGAGCAGTGGAGCTCAGCCTCACTGCCACTCACTGGTGGGTATTTCTATTTACCGAcgtgttttttcctttttctttaccCAAAACATGTTCTCAAAATGTCATTCTTAATAGCTGccactcttgtttttttttttagaagagGTATGCTTGGAGCTTGCCAGGGCGATTGAAGCAGGTGACACTCAAGCAGCTTCACAGCACGCGTCCGCTCTGGCTCGACAGAAAGCCGTGCTGACGATTCAGCCATCAGAAAAAAACTACGCAGACGGAGAGATCAGGTGAGAAGTGAGAAGTGTGCGGCTGAAGAGACTTAGTCCTGGTCATCATGGCTGGTGTGTCTGATTATATGTGTTTGTCACTTATAGTTCCCTATCTGTGTTGCAGTTTAACTGTAGTGGTGGAGGATGTGTCATCATCCTGTTGTGTCACAGTGAAAGTGTTCCCCTACATGACTGTGGCTGCACTCAAGCAACAGGTTAGGAAGCGGTCATTTAACCAgcaatgaaatgaacaaatcgCACCGTAGCTGCCGTAACTCCATTGACTCCCTCCGCTCTTGTTCTTCTCCAGGTGTTTCTTGAGTACGGTTTCCATCCTCGCGTGCAGCGCTGGGTGATCGGTCAGTGTTTGTGCACTGAGCCCAGGTCTTTGGCCTCCTATGGGGTGCAGAAGGATGGTGATACAGCATACCTCTACCTGATCTCTGCGCGACAGGCCCGCATAACCCGGCAGCTGTTCCAGCAGGACCTAGAGAGCGCCCTCCTTGCCCCACCTCTCCCCCCAGGCAACGGGCCAACCTCGCAGGATTGGAGGGGTTACAGCACTCTGCCCTCAAGGCTGCCCCACAACAACCAGGGTCAGTTCTCTTTATGTCACAGTTTCTACAGACATCATTAGCACAGtgatgttttgtcattttggttttgactCTGGTGAATTTTGAATATGAGGTTAAAAGTTCAGCCTTTGAGTTCTACATGTTTTTTGAATCTGCTTACATCCATAATGTCTCAGGAGTGTAGGACTCAGCCCTTTTTATTCATAGGTCCCCAGACAACACAGTAGGACAGTGACTCTAAACATACAGCCAGAGCagcaagtaaaacattttaagatCAAGCAGACCAAACACTGCAGTGCTTTGTGTTGGCCAAATTAGTCATCTGGCCTCAACCCATCTGATCATGTGATCAGCTCGCTGACAGCCAGACCAGAGGCAAAAAATCCCAGAAGCAAGCGAGATGTGAGGCCCAGCAGAACATTACCACAGCAGATGTCTGTAGTCAGTCATATTACTAATGTTACACAAGATTACTTCAGTTGTTAACAGTAAAAGGGATAAGACTCCTTtgttatattacagtatatgtattGTTTCTAAGTCGAGTTTTGTTGTGTGATttgtgaaacactgaaaacctgtgaatgttattattatttttgtcaactTCTGGCAGCACAGGTGGAACAAGTGATAGACCAGGTGACATCAAAGACGTCCTTGACATTGAGAATCTGCAGCTGAATGATCACACCAACAAAGCCAGTAAAACACAGGTATGTCAGCAGTTCACACTGTGAAGCACCTAAAGTTTTGTCTGTTATACCTAGAACCTAATAACTGGTCTGTTTTCATAGTGTCAGTTCAGCTGAAATCTGTGTCACTTCTTGTCTTCTCAGCAGACAGAGTGGGCTTGTCCCTCATGCACTTTCATCAACAAGCCGTCGCGACCAGGCTGCGAAATCTGTGCTACAGCCAgacctgacacacacatccagcagGTACTGCTCAACACCCCACAGTCACTACCTTTGTACTACTCCTCTTAACATTTCCCCTCAGTGACagttgctgtttctttttttttttttttttttaatccctcacaaaggaaaaagaaaggaaagacgACCGAGGGGAGTCTGGCttgagcagcagctgactgCCCATCATCAATGTGCGGTTGCCATTTCTCactcagtctcacacacacatacacacacacacacaccgagagTGAGGATGCCAAGTCCGCCACCtacatatttacaaaatactCATATAAAGACTGTCAAATGCACTGAGAGTCCTCTGACAGCTCACAGCTGAAGACTGGAGCGTTGGAATCGCTGTAGCATGACACAGAGGCTCAGACAAAGACCCGCAGACAGAGAGCGTCAGCTTTGACCCTTGATATGGACATAAGCATCCCCTACATCTTAATTTGGCCtgatctttttctttattttaatttattttacagggtgtgtgtatgtggtgcAAACAACAGACGacctaatatttattttatgggAGAGAGATGTGAAGTCCTCTGTGTTGCAGCTAAAGATGAGGGAATGTTCTACTTTCAGTTTCTACCAACTGTGAAGTGAGAGGAAAAGTGAAGCCTCGTGCAACAAACTGTTCAGTTTAACTGTATCATCTGTTGGTGCCAAAATTATAttgaaaggtttttaaaaaggaaaaagcaaaaaaaaaaaaaaaagctacagctgaaaagaaaaggaatgtCAAGTTTACAGGGTTGTcaagtgcttttattttttataacatattatgtgtattatttttaacaataaGCCTTGAGTAACTGATGTACATTTTAGCAGTTGATCTATTTCCTCTGAGCTGTGAGAGAAACGTATTGATCTGTTTTCAGGACATAATACTGTAAAAACTTGCATTAGCTCAATAAACATTACGGAACTAGATAGATCCTGTTTGTTTATCCTGTGGATCCACTAAGATTCACGGATGAAATTCTACAATAGGTTTggattaaagttaaatttaatcTCACATCTGTGATACCCTGAATTTAACAACAATTAACAACTTTGGGGATCTAACTTTTACTCTTTCGTTACGCAAGTTAGCATTTATACAGATCTCAAATGTTTAATCCACTCAGTAGATGTGCAGGATATCTTCCCAGCTTCCAGATGATTTATTCAAATTATACTAGCACAAAGCTGAGGTTAACATAATCAGGATTTAATGAGCCCAAAGTACCACTGTGCCAAACAGTCTCACTGAGTCTCAAGCAGAGCTTTAAACCTTAAATGTATCAGTCACTTGATGCAGgacttgtttctctttttgctcACAGTACATCTGTTTGgagtcttattttgtcttttgtaatCCATGACCCAAATGATGAAGCGTAGTAGTAAATAGTACATTTTGAATTACTGAATCAACAGAGATTCATGCTTTAAAATATCCAAACCAAACAGAtctattctttttattttggcattcataaataggaaataaacatttcaaaacaagtATAAAAGAAATTTACATGTAGTAACAGCTTGTTCAACAGAAGCAGGTGTAAGGTCTTAAAACCAACCAACTGGTTTTAAGACTGTTCACCTTCAGAACAAACCATGTTGGTGCTGTCTAAACTTCCTCCACCATTACCTAACTGacagattgaaaaaaaaaaaaaaataaaaaactgccATAATATCATTAGACATTCAAAAAAATCATTAATTCCAATCTTTATTACAGAATGCAACTAAGGCATGACGTGATAGTTACTTGTGAAAAGATCGTCCCCTCTCAGCTTAACCATCTGTGAATGAGATGTATAGTAAAAAGTCAATTCTGCTTAGTTTAAAAAGAGAATCAGTTTCTTCTCCAGAGTTTGAAGAACGAAATACTTGAAGTTGATGTTGAAATATCAACAGAACCGTACTCTTTCAAAGTCCGCTATAAATATTCCTCTTCACTTGTCACATTTCTGCAGTAAACACAAACCTGAGAACACCTCAGGGGGTTTTTCTCCCACTGAAACAATTCGATGATCCTGTATGACTGGCATTTATTTCCAGAAAAGGATGTTCCAAAAAAGCAGCCAACATGGGTAGACCAGCAGGGCTATAAGTGGGTAAACCAGTGAGCCGTACAAGGAGTGGTCCAGGATGCCCTGTGAGATGACTGACAGGTAGAGCAGCCAACCTTCTTGGAAGCTGACAGGCATTTCCTGCAGCTcttggaagaaaaacacagaaaataggAGTGTGCAGGCCGGGCTGAGGATGACCAAGATGAAGGCAGACAGGACTCTAAGAGAAGAAGTAGAGAGTTAAGTATTACCTCCATATGACAAGCTACAACAGACGAAGCACCGGTTTGGTTCTTACTTGGGTACGTGGGGCGTGACGAAGGCAGCCACAGGCACCAGAGTGAGAGCCAGGATGAAGCCCAGGGAGAAGTTGATGAGGGCGGTGCAGCCGAGCAGCACGGCCAGATATAGCACCGCAACCAGCTTCAGCACTTTCCAGCCCTGCTCCGTCCCCTCACCTGCCAGGAGTCTGTAAGAAGATGACAAACGGCTAACTCGGTAGCATCCCTGCTTCCCACTgatgtgtcttgtttttttctgcttttgaatACATGCATGTGTACTATATGGTCACATTTGGAAACTTTGTTTGCTGAGTAAGAGACAAGTGCTCACAAAAGATCATTTGTACATAATATCGAGTGATATCTCAGAAAAATGTCCCAAAGTGAGTTTTCTATGCACATCACTGTGCACGATCAGCTTGGAATACGGCTCACgttaacatatactgtataaaaatagaaatatgttgTACATATAGGTGTTGGTACCTACCTATGTGTGTTATGAGGTAAGGCCAAACCTGCCGTGTAAATGGCTATAGCTGTCAGAACCACAGCCTCAGTCTCAGATACTGGGAAGTGTTCAACAGCCATGTCCTGAAAACGGATGGGCAGGATATACAGAGCTACTCCAGTGAGATGACTGATCACCAGTGGAGTCAGCACAGGCAGCACCTCTGGACTGGACTGCTGGAAGGAAGCAGATTGTATTCAAAGGGTGACCCACTTAACCTAGATACTTACATTGCTCCTATATTCTTAAGATGCATTTTACCTGCTCAATATCAGCGACTCCATCTTCTGTCCTTTGTGGTGGAGTCACAAGTTGAACCCAAAGGTCTAAGGCCTGTGGTATAGTCAAGGTAAACTACAACAATCAATTACATAGCAATAGCAAcgaacaaacattaaaaagtgaGTTTCTGATGAGGCTTCTGATGGATGTTGAGAGGATCTGCCAGGAGGAATTGGATAAACTGCCTAAACCAAGGTGTGGGAACGTTGGAAAGACTTATCCAAAAATAGAGCTGTAGCGGCTTCTGAATTAAGAATTAGGGGGCTAGATACTCCacaatgcagtaaaatgtgcacAAAGGGAATATTTTGAGACTGTACAGAAAAGGTTTGAGTAATAGTCAAACAAAGTCACATAACGGTGAAAGGATACACGAAGCAGCAGGATGACGGCGAGCAGTCCAAAGGCTGGCATGTAGTAGCCAATGGAAACAAAGTGAGAGAGTGATGGCATGAGGTAGAAGAAGTAGGACTGGTGCAGACGCTCCAGGAGGTTATTCAGCTTACGATACATTCCTTCCAGAAGCCTAAAGGAtcaagacaaaagaaagaaccGGCCTGTAAGAATCAAATCTACCTCTAAAGCCATTAGAATAAAATGCAAGAACACTTGCTCTGACCTGCCAATGGTGGTAGTGTCAGTCTTGAACTGGCGGAAGCTGTTGATGCCCTTGATGGTGGCAGCCTCGATGTGATAGCGCAGGAACAGGCCGTGGTCCCCCCAGGGTCGCCCACTGGCTTGCTTCATCACCATCAGCATCATGGTCTGGACTGCATGGCTGTAGCCTGACACACTGTCCCAGTCATTCCTCTGCAgctacagaaagaaaagagaaataaaataataaatatcctCAGCAACCTCAAGTATGTTTCAGGTTCACTAAACATGGCAGAAGAGAAAATGTGCCTTTACCTTGCCCTGGATGGTACAAAGAACTCCTATCTTCTGGCAGAAGGCATAGAAGAGGTTAGCTAAATCCAAGTTGGGTAACTGGCCATTGAGTCCTTCCAGTACCAGGTCCAAACTGGTGATCACATCACTGCTGAGCTCCAGGGACAGAGCAGCCTGTATTGATCCTCCACGGCCCTGCAGCGGAGACCAGTCCATTCCTAGACAAACCATTACCATTTGTATAACCGAAAAAATTGAATTGAGAAaccactgcaaaaaaaaaaaagcccttgAATGTTGTTGACTCCAAAATTTAATGACAAATTGCTTTGGTTTGTAAGTAGAATGATCTTGAAAGCAGATGATCACCTGTAGTATTGGTGTGATGGTAGCCCTCCAGCCACGCCTGCATGCCAATCAGATCATGCTCATTCACCAGGAAGATGATGTCTTTGGCCCAAAAAATCTGATCTATTGAGGAAAATGTAGTTGATGGTCCCATAAATTCATGTCATTCAGATGTTGTTAAATTATATGAAAAGCAGAGGGCAGTGGGTGCGGTACTCACTTCTGAAGTACTGTGCCAAGCCAAGCAGCAACCCCACAGCCTGGTTGTTGTTATCGCCTGGGCTGCAGGGGGCACTCAGCACCAAGGCTTCAGTCCGCGGCGCTCTAGGGGCCCGAAGAATCCCATATACATTTGTGCCTTTTACCAACTGAAAGGAAAGAAATTggtgtgaaataaagaagagcaACAGGAGactcattaaaaataacatcaaataatCTAAAAAATGGCCTTAAGACAATTTAGTGTCTTTCATCAGAAACTCACAtatctctctttgttttcatcaggaAAGGGCAGCTTACGAGTGAAGCTCTGAGTAAACACTTCTAGCCCCCGAGCCTGCATGGTCTTCACTAACCAATCCACAGGCATCCcactgcacagaaaaaaatctggTCATATTACAGCACTGAATTGaggcaaaataacaaaaactacaTGACTCACTATGGTGCTACCTCCTAATGCATGTTTACAgtcttttttccatttgagcTGCATGCTACTTACTCTGCCTTCTTTTTATGAGCTGCAAACTCCCTGCCTGTGGCCAGCGCCCTCTCCCCTGCTGGAAACCGCTCCTCCACCATGGTAGACCCCATAGCATTCTCTGACATGTAGGTCCTCAATGTGAATGGCTCAAAAGCTAATCCCATGAACCAGGCCACGCCTGCCATGTAG
The window above is part of the Anabas testudineus chromosome 17, fAnaTes1.2, whole genome shotgun sequence genome. Proteins encoded here:
- the gpaa1 gene encoding glycosylphosphatidylinositol anchor attachment 1 protein isoform X2, which encodes MGLLSDPNRRQALISLLTRLNAPICMVCYMAGVAWFMGLAFEPFTLRTYMSENAMGSTMVEERFPAGERALATGREFAAHKKKADGMPVDWLVKTMQARGLEVFTQSFTRKLPFPDENKERYLVKGTNVYGILRAPRAPRTEALVLSAPCSPGDNNNQAVGLLLGLAQYFRNQIFWAKDIIFLVNEHDLIGMQAWLEGYHHTNTTGMDWSPLQGRGGSIQAALSLELSSDVITSLDLVLEGLNGQLPNLDLANLFYAFCQKIGVLCTIQGKLQRNDWDSVSGYSHAVQTMMLMVMKQASGRPWGDHGLFLRYHIEAATIKGINSFRQFKTDTTTIGRLLEGMYRKLNNLLERLHQSYFFYLMPSLSHFVSIGYYMPAFGLLAVILLLRALDLWVQLVTPPQRTEDGVADIEQSSPEVLPVLTPLVISHLTGVALYILPIRFQDMAVEHFPVSETEAVVLTAIAIYTAGLALPHNTHRLLAGEGTEQGWKVLKLVAVLYLAVLLGCTALINFSLGFILALTLVPVAAFVTPHVPKVLSAFILVILSPACTLLFSVFFFQELQEMPVSFQEGWLLYLSVISQGILDHSLYGSLVYPLIALLVYPCWLLFWNILFWK
- the gpaa1 gene encoding glycosylphosphatidylinositol anchor attachment 1 protein isoform X1; the encoded protein is MGLLSDPNRRQALISLLTRLNAPICMVCYMAGVAWFMGLAFEPFTLRTYMSENAMGSTMVEERFPAGERALATGREFAAHKKKADGMPVDWLVKTMQARGLEVFTQSFTRKLPFPDENKERYLVKGTNVYGILRAPRAPRTEALVLSAPCSPGDNNNQAVGLLLGLAQYFRNQIFWAKDIIFLVNEHDLIGMQAWLEGYHHTNTTGMDWSPLQGRGGSIQAALSLELSSDVITSLDLVLEGLNGQLPNLDLANLFYAFCQKIGVLCTIQGKLQRNDWDSVSGYSHAVQTMMLMVMKQASGRPWGDHGLFLRYHIEAATIKGINSFRQFKTDTTTIGRLLEGMYRKLNNLLERLHQSYFFYLMPSLSHFVSIGYYMPAFGLLAVILLLRALDLWVQLVTPPQRTEDGVADIEQQSSPEVLPVLTPLVISHLTGVALYILPIRFQDMAVEHFPVSETEAVVLTAIAIYTAGLALPHNTHRLLAGEGTEQGWKVLKLVAVLYLAVLLGCTALINFSLGFILALTLVPVAAFVTPHVPKVLSAFILVILSPACTLLFSVFFFQELQEMPVSFQEGWLLYLSVISQGILDHSLYGSLVYPLIALLVYPCWLLFWNILFWK